The proteins below are encoded in one region of Phaseolus vulgaris cultivar G19833 chromosome 1, P. vulgaris v2.0, whole genome shotgun sequence:
- the LOC137813480 gene encoding protein kinase STUNTED-like has protein sequence MKMLPTSAAGEPSHGGRTVVVGVKMDSHSTELLTWALFKVAQPCDVVLALHVLGNDEIVNRDGKSSLFSLVKAFDSVLAVYEGFCNLKQVDLKFKICRGSSVRKILVREANAYSATHIIVGSPQGLHRIRPCISVARYCARKLPKDCWVLAVHNGKIVFKRDGSPATLADMKGVDQNPTTGVLCSIHRTLGKTSKVLDDDGTGIQEKGSGQFSDHSLAKAFLDSKEFIEKKSCSICSSNPALFGLCCNHLEEESCGDACHENPLAIVSVQTNDSASKPGWPLLHRTIISDRKCSERSPFRQISVVQWAMQLPSRDLSYDAHLVQKTNYCGPNKDEFLALDSKSGALVPVDAEIGTAPLPDHNTRSIPKELEGLHEKYSSSCRLFKYQELVLATSNFLPENLIGKGGSSQVYRGCLPDGKELAVKILKPSDDVLKEFVLEIEIITTLHHTNIISLLGFCFEDGNLLLVYDFLSRGSLEENIHGNKKNPLVFGWTERYKVAMGVAEALDYLHNNEGQSVIHRDVKSSNVLLSEDFEPQLSDFGLAKWASTSSSHIICTDVAGTFGYMAPEYFMYGKVNDKIDVYAFGVVLLELLSGRKPISSDYPKGQESLVMWANPILNSGKVLQLLDPSLGDNYDPEEMERMVLAATLCIRRAPRARPPMTLISKLLGGDSEVVNRARVEVHAMEAAEMLDDEACSPSNLQSHLNLALRDVEDDSLSICSVEQNVSLEDYLRGRWSRSSSFD, from the exons ATGAAAATGCTGCCAACTTCCGCTGCCGGGGAGCCCAGCCATGGTGGCCGGACGGTGGTCGTCGGAGTGAAGATGGACTCACACAGCACCGAGTTGCTCACTTGGGCTTTGTTTAAAGTGGCTCAGCCCTGTGATGTTGTGCTTGCTCTTCATGTTCTTGGGAATGATG AAATTGTTAATCGAGATGGGAAATCTTCTTTGTTTTCACTTGTCAAAGCGTTTGACTCTGTGCTTGCTGTCTACGAAGGGTTCTGCAATTTGAAACAG GTGGATCTTAAGTTCAAAATATGTCGGGGTTCATCAGTGAGGAAAATCCTGGTTCGAGAAGCCAATGCTTATTCTGCAACGCACATCATTGTTGGAAGTCCTCAAGGGCTTCATAGGATTCGGCCATGTATATCTGTGGCAAGGTACTGTGCTAGGAAGCTACCAAAGGATTGTTGGGTTCTTGCTGTTCATAATGGGAAAATTGTGTTCAAGAGAGATGGTTCACCCGCAACTCTCGCCGACATGAAag GAGTTGATCAGAACCCCACAACTGGGGTGCTTTGTTCGATTCACAGGACACTTGGCAAGACTTCAAAAGTGTTAGATGATGATGGTACCGGGATTCAGGAAAAGGGTTCTGGTCAATTTTCAGATCACAGTTTGGCTAAGGCTTTTCTGGATTCTAAAGAATTCATTGAGAAGAAGAGTTGCTCTATTTGTTCTTCAAACCCAGCACTGTTTGGTTTATGTTGTAACCATTTAGAAGAAGAGTCTTGTGGTGATGCTTGTCATGAGAACCCTTTGGCAATAGTGTCTGTGCAGACCAATGATTCTGCTTCTAAACCAGGTTGGCCACTGCTTCATAGGACAATTATATCTGACAGAAAATGCTCTGAAAGATCGCCGTTTCGCCAGATCTCTGTAGTACAATGGGCAATGCAGTTACCTTCTAGAGATCTTTCATATGATGCGCATCTTGTGCAAAAAACAAACTATTGTGGCCCAAATAAGGATGAGTTTTTGGCTCTAGATAGCAAGAGTGGTGCTCTTGTTCCAGTGGATGCTGAAATAGGGACTGCCCCTTTGCCTGACCACAACACGAGAAGCATTCCTAAGGAATTGGAGGGCCTTCATGAGAAATACTCATCCAGTTGCAGATTGTTTAAGTACCAAGAACTTGTATTGGCAACATCAAATTTCTTGCCTG AAAATTTGATTGGGAAAGGAGGAAGTAGTCAGGTATACAGAGGCTGCCTTCCTGATGGCAAGGAACTTGCTGTTAAGATCTTAAAGCCATCTGATGATGTTCTGAAGGAGTTTGTTCTAGAAATAGAAATTATCACAACCTTGCATCACACAAACATTATTTCCCTCCTTGGATTCTGCTTTGAGGATGGTAATCTTCTCTTGGTCTATGATTTCTTATCAAGAGGAAGCCTTGAAGAGAACATCCATG GTAATAAGAAAAATCCACTTGTGTTTGGTTGGACCGAGAGATACAAGGTGGCAATGGGTGTTGCTGAGGCTTTGGATTATCTCCATAATAATGAAGGCCAATCTGTGATCCATCGCGATGTAAAATCATCAAATGTTTTGTTATCTGAGGATTTTGAACCCCAG CTCTCTGACTTTGGACTTGCTAAATGGGCATCAACCTCATCATCACATATAATCTGCACAGATGTTGCTGGAACCTTTGG TTACATGGCTCCTGAGTACTTCATGTATGGCAAAGTAAACGACAAGATTGATGTCTATGCATTTGGTGTTGTGCTTCTTGAGCTCCTTTCAGGAAGAAAGCCCATAAGTAGTGATTATCCCAAAGGTCAAGAGAGCCTTGTCATGTGG GCAAATCCAATTCTAAATAGTGGGAAGGTATTACAACTGTTAGATCCCAGTTTGGGTGATAACTATGATCCTGAAGAGATGGAAAGGATGGTCTTGGCAGCTACACTTTGTATCAGGCGTGCTCCAAGAGCTAGACCACCAATGACCCTT ATCTCAAAGCTCCTTGGAGGTGATAGTGAAGTGGTGAATAGGGCAAGAGTAGAAGTTCATGCTATGGAAGCAGCAGAAATGCTTGATGATGAAGCTTGCTCACCTTCCAATCTGCAGTCACACCTTAACCTTGCTCTGCGTGATGTGGAGGATGATTCCCTCTCCATATGCAGTGTTGAGCAAAACGTGTCATTGGAGGACTACTTGAGAGGGAGGTGGAGCCGTTCATCAAGCTTTGATTAA